The Lonchura striata isolate bLonStr1 chromosome 12, bLonStr1.mat, whole genome shotgun sequence genome includes a region encoding these proteins:
- the TNNC1 gene encoding troponin C, slow skeletal and cardiac muscles, with protein sequence MDDIYKAAVEQLTEEQKNEFKAAFDIFVLGAEDGCISTKELGKVMRMLGQNPTPEELQEMIDEVDEDGSGTVDFDEFLVMMVRCMKDDSKGKTEEELSDLFRMFDKNADGYIDLEELKIMLQATGETITEDDIEELMKDGDKNNDGRIDYDEFLEFMKGVE encoded by the exons GTTGAGCAGCTgacagaagaacaaaaaaatg AGTTCAAGGCTGCCTTTGACATCTTCGTGCTGGGGGCAGAGGATGGCTGCATCAGCACcaaggagctggggaaggtgaTGAGGATGCTGGGGCAGAACCCCacccctgaggagctgcaggagatgaTAGATGAGGTGGATGAAGATG GCAGTGGCACTGTGGACTTCGATGAGTTCCTGGTTATGATGGTCCGGTGTATGAAAGatgacagcaaaggaaaaactgaagaGGAACTCTCAGACCTCTTCAGGATGTTTGATAA aAATGCTGATGGCTACATCGACCTTGAGGAGCTGAAGATCATGCTGCAGGCAACAGGAGAGACCATCACCGAGGATGACATAGAAGAACTGATGAAAGATGGGGATAAAAACAACGATGGCAGGATTGACTATGATG AGTTCCTGGAGTTTATGAAGGGGGTTGAATAA
- the RPL29 gene encoding large ribosomal subunit protein eL29 translates to MAKSKNHTTHNQSRKWHRNGIKKPKTHRYESLKGVDPKFLRNMRFAKKHNKKGLKKMQANNAKQAAQQAALQKKD, encoded by the exons ATGGCCAAGTCCAAGAACCACACCACGCACAACCAGT CCCGTAAGTGGCACAGAAATGGCATCAAGAAGCCCAAAACCCACAGATACGAATCTCTCAAAGGG gtTGATCCCAAGTTTCTGAGGAATATGAGATTTGCAAAGAAACACAACAAGAAGGGGCTGAAGAAGATGCAGGCCAACAATGCCAAGCAGGCAGCTCAGcaagctgctctgcagaaaaaGGACTGA